From a region of the Erythrobacter neustonensis genome:
- a CDS encoding MATE family efflux transporter — protein MLRSGPVLSTLVLLTLPNLVSLGSSAIVSIAETAYVGMIGVAALGGIALAFPVFMLMQMLSAGAIGGTISGAVSRALGAGNRDMAHSLALSGFGIALTLGVVLAGLVRLFGPLIYGSLGGKGAVLSEALAYSNAAAWAIPAIWLANALSSILRGSGVMSVPATTLLCAGIGQVIIGGALGLGIGPFPQLGIAGVAIAQAIVYWAAAAVLFLYLRTNRPAVGLRFDWSGWQPAYVTALLKVGGIAMLSPLLSVASVLLLTRIVASFGPEVLAGYGIGVRLEFLLIPIAFSVGVAALPMVGTAIGASNVSRARQIAWTSGAVVFVAVGIIGLGAVLVPQLWVDLFTQVAPVRAAAYDYLTIAGYGYGFFGLALCLYFASQGAGRVGGVILAQSFRTGIILAGGAYLLASSGSPSDVFALSMVAMAVMGIATALVVKLSKWG, from the coding sequence ATGCTCCGCTCTGGCCCGGTCCTTTCGACCCTTGTTCTGCTCACGCTGCCTAACCTTGTCTCGCTCGGTTCGTCGGCAATCGTATCAATTGCCGAGACAGCATACGTCGGCATGATCGGCGTTGCCGCGCTGGGAGGTATCGCGCTTGCCTTTCCGGTCTTCATGCTGATGCAGATGCTTTCGGCGGGCGCTATCGGCGGGACGATTTCGGGCGCGGTTAGCCGCGCACTTGGGGCCGGCAACCGCGACATGGCGCATAGCCTTGCACTCAGCGGCTTTGGGATCGCGCTGACCCTTGGTGTGGTGCTCGCCGGTCTGGTCCGCCTCTTTGGGCCGCTGATCTACGGTAGCCTTGGCGGCAAGGGGGCGGTGCTGAGCGAAGCACTGGCCTATTCCAATGCCGCAGCATGGGCGATCCCGGCCATCTGGCTCGCCAACGCCCTGTCCTCGATCTTGCGGGGTTCGGGCGTTATGTCGGTCCCGGCGACGACCCTGCTGTGTGCCGGGATTGGGCAGGTCATCATCGGCGGTGCGCTTGGTCTTGGGATCGGGCCGTTTCCGCAGCTCGGCATTGCTGGCGTCGCGATCGCCCAGGCCATTGTCTACTGGGCTGCGGCAGCTGTGCTGTTTCTTTATCTGCGCACAAATCGGCCGGCTGTTGGATTGCGGTTCGATTGGAGCGGCTGGCAGCCGGCCTATGTCACCGCCTTGCTGAAGGTCGGCGGGATCGCGATGCTTTCCCCTTTGCTGTCGGTCGCCTCCGTGCTGTTGCTGACGCGGATTGTCGCGAGCTTCGGCCCTGAGGTGCTGGCCGGTTACGGCATTGGCGTGCGGCTCGAATTCCTGCTGATCCCGATCGCCTTTTCAGTCGGGGTGGCGGCCTTGCCGATGGTCGGGACTGCGATCGGAGCAAGCAACGTGTCGCGTGCGAGGCAGATTGCATGGACTTCGGGCGCGGTGGTGTTTGTTGCAGTCGGGATCATCGGCCTTGGCGCCGTCCTTGTTCCGCAACTCTGGGTGGACCTGTTCACCCAGGTCGCCCCGGTCCGTGCAGCGGCCTATGACTATCTGACCATTGCCGGCTATGGCTACGGCTTCTTCGGTCTGGCGCTGTGTCTTTATTTTGCCTCGCAAGGAGCGGGGCGCGTGGGCGGTGTCATTCTCGCGCAGTCGTTCAGAACCGGGATTATCCTCGCGGGGGGAGCCTACCTTCTGGCTTCTTCCGGCTCACCCAGCGATGTCTTCGCGCTGTCAATGGTCGCAATGGCAGTGATGGGTATTGCTACGGCGCTGGTGGTCAAGTTGAGCAAGTGGGGGTGA
- a CDS encoding efflux RND transporter permease subunit, with the protein MSGAGHAEPGSGFNLSALAVREKSVTLFFLVITMLIGIFAYTQIGRAEDPSFTIKTFTVSAAWPGATAQEMQDQVADPLEKRLQELKHYDRTDTFTRPGFAFLTVWLKDTTPPSEVPEQFYQARKKLSDEQRRLPRGVAGPFVDDEYGDVSFALYALSAKGVPHRQLVRDAEVLRQRLLRVPGVNKIKLLGEQPEQIFVEFSPERLATLGVSPRDVLQALGQQNLLTPSGSLETDGPTVPVRLDGAFDDLQKIRDLPVAGNGTAVRLSDVATVKRGYQDPATYKIRNQGEDALMLSVVMKQGWNGLDLGKALNAEVETIKSELPLGMTLEKVADQAVNIDAAVGQFTKTFLEALAIVLIVSLISLGWRVGIVVAGAVPLTLAIALVVMWLTGRVLDRITLGALILALGLLVDDAIIAIEMMVVKMEEGYDRIKASAYAWSHTAAPMLAGTLLTVIGLMPVGFAQSGAGEYAGNIFWVVGFALIASWFVAVIFTPYMGVKLLPVIKPVEGGHDAIYRTPRYERVRGLIGWAVKRRKLVAFATFGALVLAAAGMPLVEKQFFPSSDRPELLVELYLPEGATIASSEKATAAVEAWLRKQPEAKIVTSYIGQGAPRFYLSLNSELPDPAFAKIIVRTDDEERRDAIKWRLRKAVADGLAPMARVRATQLVFGPPSPFPVAFRVSGADIGEVRAIAEKVKAIMDGDPMMRDVNIDWGDRVPVMRVNLDQDRLRAFGLTSASVAEQLQFLLQGMAVSQVRQDIRAVDVVARSSGADRFDPSKLGNYTLIGAQGQRLSVSQIGRIEVRMEEPILKRRDRVPTITVRGDIAEGLQPPDVSTAIAQKLKPVIDTLPAGYTIATGGNIEESAKANKALAPIFPIMILFMMVVIILQVRSLSATTIVLLTAPLGLIGVVPTLLITGTPFGFNAILGLIALAGILMRNTLILIGQIHDNEKAGLSPYDALVEATVQRSRPVILTALAAVLAFVPLISSVFWGSMAITLIGGTLGGTVLTLLFLPALYALWFKIKPEDNEPSARRRKDGETDQMEAKPA; encoded by the coding sequence CCCGGAGCGACGGCGCAGGAAATGCAGGATCAGGTTGCCGACCCGCTCGAAAAACGCCTGCAGGAACTGAAGCACTATGACCGGACCGACACTTTCACCCGGCCCGGCTTTGCCTTCCTGACGGTTTGGCTGAAGGACACGACCCCGCCGTCCGAGGTGCCGGAACAGTTCTATCAGGCGCGCAAGAAGCTGTCCGATGAACAGCGCAGGCTGCCGCGCGGGGTGGCAGGGCCGTTTGTCGATGACGAATATGGAGATGTCAGCTTCGCGCTCTACGCGCTGTCTGCCAAGGGCGTGCCGCATCGTCAGCTGGTGCGCGATGCCGAGGTGCTGCGGCAGCGGCTGCTGCGCGTGCCTGGCGTGAACAAGATCAAGTTGCTGGGGGAGCAGCCCGAACAGATTTTCGTCGAGTTTTCGCCCGAACGTCTGGCCACGCTGGGCGTGTCCCCGCGCGATGTGCTTCAGGCGCTGGGCCAGCAGAATCTGTTGACCCCTTCCGGCTCTCTTGAAACCGATGGGCCGACTGTGCCGGTCCGGTTGGATGGAGCCTTCGACGATCTTCAGAAAATCCGCGATTTGCCGGTAGCAGGCAATGGCACGGCTGTGCGCCTGTCCGATGTCGCCACGGTCAAGCGCGGCTACCAAGACCCGGCGACCTACAAGATCCGCAATCAGGGCGAAGACGCGCTGATGCTGAGTGTGGTGATGAAGCAGGGTTGGAACGGCCTTGATCTCGGCAAGGCGTTGAATGCGGAAGTCGAAACGATCAAGAGCGAACTGCCGCTTGGCATGACCTTGGAGAAGGTCGCCGATCAGGCGGTCAACATCGATGCGGCGGTCGGCCAATTCACCAAGACCTTTCTTGAAGCGCTCGCGATTGTCCTGATTGTCAGCCTCATCAGCCTCGGCTGGCGGGTCGGCATCGTGGTGGCGGGTGCCGTGCCGCTCACGCTTGCGATCGCGCTGGTGGTGATGTGGCTCACCGGACGGGTGCTCGACCGCATCACGCTGGGCGCGCTGATCCTCGCGCTCGGGCTGCTGGTCGACGACGCGATCATCGCCATCGAAATGATGGTGGTGAAGATGGAGGAAGGTTACGACCGCATAAAGGCATCCGCCTATGCGTGGAGCCACACCGCAGCGCCGATGCTGGCGGGCACGCTGCTGACGGTGATCGGGCTCATGCCGGTCGGCTTTGCCCAGTCGGGTGCGGGCGAATATGCCGGCAACATCTTCTGGGTGGTGGGCTTCGCCCTGATCGCCTCGTGGTTCGTGGCGGTGATCTTTACTCCCTACATGGGCGTCAAGCTGCTGCCTGTGATCAAGCCGGTCGAGGGCGGGCATGATGCGATCTATCGCACCCCCCGCTACGAACGGGTGCGGGGGCTGATCGGATGGGCGGTGAAACGGAGGAAGCTCGTCGCGTTCGCCACCTTCGGTGCACTGGTGCTTGCAGCGGCGGGGATGCCGCTGGTCGAAAAGCAATTTTTCCCATCGTCAGACAGGCCCGAACTGCTGGTCGAGCTCTATCTGCCCGAAGGCGCCACCATCGCATCCAGCGAAAAGGCGACAGCTGCGGTTGAAGCGTGGCTGCGCAAGCAACCCGAAGCGAAGATTGTCACCAGCTATATCGGGCAGGGTGCGCCGCGGTTCTACCTGTCGCTCAATTCGGAGCTGCCCGATCCGGCCTTTGCCAAGATCATTGTCCGCACCGATGACGAAGAGCGGCGCGACGCGATCAAATGGCGCTTGCGCAAGGCCGTGGCCGATGGTCTGGCGCCGATGGCCCGGGTGCGCGCCACGCAGCTGGTGTTCGGGCCGCCATCGCCGTTTCCCGTCGCGTTCCGAGTAAGCGGCGCCGACATTGGTGAAGTCCGGGCGATTGCCGAAAAGGTCAAGGCGATCATGGATGGCGATCCGATGATGCGCGACGTCAACATCGACTGGGGCGACAGGGTGCCGGTGATGCGGGTCAATCTCGATCAGGACCGTCTGCGCGCCTTTGGCCTCACATCCGCAAGCGTTGCCGAGCAGCTCCAGTTCCTGCTTCAGGGTATGGCCGTAAGCCAAGTCAGGCAGGATATCCGTGCGGTGGATGTTGTGGCGCGTTCTTCCGGTGCTGACCGGTTCGATCCTTCGAAGCTGGGCAATTACACGCTGATCGGCGCGCAGGGTCAGCGGCTGTCGGTCAGCCAGATCGGACGCATCGAAGTGCGCATGGAGGAGCCGATCCTCAAGCGACGCGACCGGGTGCCGACCATTACCGTGCGCGGCGACATCGCCGAGGGGCTGCAGCCGCCCGATGTGTCGACCGCAATCGCACAGAAGCTCAAGCCCGTTATCGACACGCTTCCGGCGGGCTACACCATCGCCACGGGCGGCAACATCGAGGAATCGGCCAAGGCGAACAAGGCACTTGCGCCCATTTTCCCGATCATGATCCTGTTCATGATGGTGGTGATCATTCTGCAGGTGCGCAGCCTTTCCGCCACGACGATCGTGTTGCTGACGGCGCCGCTGGGACTGATCGGCGTGGTGCCGACCTTGCTGATTACCGGCACGCCCTTCGGCTTCAATGCGATCCTCGGCCTGATCGCTCTGGCTGGCATCCTGATGCGCAACACGCTGATCCTGATCGGTCAGATCCACGACAACGAAAAGGCGGGTCTTTCGCCCTACGATGCTCTGGTCGAGGCAACGGTGCAGCGTTCGCGCCCCGTGATCCTGACGGCGCTAGCGGCGGTTCTGGCCTTCGTGCCGCTGATTTCCTCGGTGTTCTGGGGTTCGATGGCGATCACGCTGATCGGCGGGACGTTGGGTGGCACCGTGCTGACGCTGCTGTTTTTGCCGGCGCTTTATGCGCTCTGGTTCAAGATCAAGCCTGAAGACAATGAGCCGTCTGCCCGCCGCCGCAAGGATGGCGAGACTGACCAGATGGAGGCCAAACCGGCGTAA